One window of the Thiohalophilus sp. genome contains the following:
- a CDS encoding cytochrome c oxidase subunit 3 family protein produces the protein MIWIVIYAELLAFGIFFLSYAFARSQNVELFNASQLQLNRTAGAINTLVLITSSYFVVRSIAAIRESLQKQASYWMWAAIGLGSLFIIIKLFEFYAKYEQGITLSSNTFYMFYLSMTFFHFMHVILGLVILTILAVKIRQGDYSAREHTGMETGASYWHMVDLVWIILFPLVYVIR, from the coding sequence GTGATTTGGATTGTCATTTACGCCGAGTTACTGGCGTTCGGTATCTTCTTTTTATCCTATGCGTTTGCACGCAGTCAGAATGTCGAACTCTTTAATGCTTCCCAGCTGCAACTGAACCGTACCGCCGGCGCGATCAATACGCTGGTGCTGATTACCAGCAGCTATTTTGTGGTTCGCTCTATCGCGGCGATCCGTGAGAGCCTGCAAAAACAGGCGAGTTACTGGATGTGGGCGGCAATCGGGCTGGGCAGTCTCTTTATTATCATAAAACTGTTCGAGTTTTATGCCAAATACGAGCAAGGTATTACCCTCAGCAGTAATACCTTCTATATGTTTTATCTGTCGATGACCTTTTTCCATTTTATGCACGTCATACTGGGACTGGTGATTCTTACCATTCTGGCGGTCAAGATACGCCAGGGCGATTACAGCGCGCGGGAGCATACCGGCATGGAAACCGGGGCCAGTTACTGGCATATGGTGGATCTGGTCTGGATTATTTTATTTCCGCTGGTTTATGTCATACGCTGA
- a CDS encoding cbb3-type cytochrome c oxidase subunit I — MQYQSQMAAKPYFIAAIALFVGQILFGLILGLQYVIGDFLFPEIPFNVARMVHTNLLIVWLLFGFMGATYYLVPEEAETELHSTKLAHILFWIFLVAGGVTVLGYLLVPYATLAKITGNEILPTMGREFLEQPTIIKIGIVVVVLGFLYNVSMTFLKGRKTVVSSVLMLGLWGLAIFFLFAFYNPHNLVLDKYYWWWVVHLWVEGVWELIMGAILAFVLIKLTGVDREVVEKWLYVIIAMTLLTGIIGTGHHYYWIGTPEYWQWWGSIFSALEPIPFFMMVIFAFNMANRRRRQHPNKAAMLWAIGTPVMAFLGAGVWGFLHTLSPVNFYTHGSQITAAHGHMAFYGAYVMIVLAIISYAMPMLRGRAAANSDKSQVLEMWSFWLMTVAMVFITLFLTGAGILQIWLQRIAEDAQSFMVVQDKIALFYWMREVAGVIFLIGLVLYIISFFIGGEERTAPAKA; from the coding sequence ATGCAATATCAATCACAAATGGCGGCAAAGCCCTACTTTATTGCCGCAATTGCTCTGTTCGTCGGTCAGATTCTGTTTGGTCTGATCCTGGGCTTGCAATATGTTATCGGGGATTTCCTGTTTCCCGAGATTCCTTTCAACGTGGCGCGCATGGTGCACACCAACCTGCTGATCGTCTGGTTGTTGTTCGGCTTCATGGGGGCAACCTATTACCTGGTCCCCGAGGAGGCGGAAACGGAACTGCACAGTACCAAACTGGCGCACATCCTGTTCTGGATATTCCTGGTGGCCGGGGGCGTGACCGTGCTGGGCTACCTGCTGGTACCCTATGCCACGCTGGCCAAGATCACCGGGAACGAGATACTGCCCACCATGGGCCGCGAGTTCCTGGAGCAGCCGACGATTATCAAGATCGGGATTGTGGTCGTGGTGCTGGGCTTTTTGTATAACGTCAGCATGACCTTTCTCAAGGGACGCAAGACGGTCGTTAGCTCGGTATTAATGCTGGGCCTTTGGGGGCTGGCGATCTTCTTCCTGTTCGCGTTCTATAACCCGCATAACCTGGTGCTGGACAAGTACTACTGGTGGTGGGTTGTCCATCTGTGGGTGGAAGGCGTCTGGGAACTGATCATGGGCGCGATTCTGGCCTTTGTACTGATCAAGCTGACCGGCGTGGATCGCGAAGTGGTGGAAAAATGGCTGTATGTCATTATCGCCATGACCCTGCTGACCGGGATCATCGGGACCGGCCATCACTATTACTGGATCGGTACCCCGGAATACTGGCAGTGGTGGGGTTCCATCTTCTCCGCCCTGGAGCCGATTCCGTTCTTCATGATGGTGATCTTCGCCTTTAATATGGCCAACCGCCGGCGTCGCCAGCATCCCAACAAGGCGGCCATGTTGTGGGCCATCGGCACTCCGGTGATGGCGTTCCTCGGCGCGGGCGTGTGGGGCTTCCTGCATACCCTGTCACCGGTGAACTTCTACACCCACGGCTCTCAGATCACCGCGGCCCACGGTCACATGGCCTTCTACGGTGCCTACGTGATGATTGTGCTGGCGATTATTTCCTACGCCATGCCGATGTTGCGGGGACGGGCGGCCGCCAACAGCGACAAGTCCCAGGTGCTGGAGATGTGGTCCTTCTGGTTGATGACCGTCGCGATGGTGTTCATCACGCTGTTTTTGACCGGCGCCGGGATTCTGCAGATCTGGTTGCAGCGTATCGCCGAGGATGCCCAGTCGTTCATGGTGGTGCAGGACAAGATTGCCCTGTTCTACTGGATGCGTGAAGTGGCCGGCGTGATCTTCCTGATCGGCCTGGTTCTGTACATCATCAGCTTCTTCATAGGAGGCGAGGAGCGGACTGCACCGGCCAAGGCATAA